In a single window of the Nicotiana tomentosiformis chromosome 8, ASM39032v3, whole genome shotgun sequence genome:
- the LOC138897981 gene encoding uncharacterized protein, which produces MFFDGAANFKRVEIGAVLILESGQHYPVSAKISFPCTNNMAEYEACILGIRMTVDMNVKELLVIRDSDLLIHQGEWSTKNVKILIFLHYVKKLCKKFTKIEFKHHPDKNYIDPIEVEIRDQHVYYFHIDEEPDGKQWYYDIKKFLATREYPENATNGQNRALRRLANHFFLNGEILYRRTPDIGLLRCVNTAKATRLLEEIHAGTCEPHMNKFTLAKKILIA; this is translated from the exons atgtttttcgatggagcagcaaacttcaaaagAGTTGAAATTGGGGCAGTCCTGATTTTAGAATCTGGACAGCACTATCCAGTATCGGCAAAGATAAGTttcccttgtaccaataatatggctgaatacgaAGCATGCATCCTTGGAATCAGAATGACCGTTGACATGAACGTTAAAGAGCTTTTGGTCATAAGGGATTCTGATCTGTTGATACACCAAGGGGAATGGtccaccaagaatgtcaagatactCATTTTCCTACACTACGTGAAGaagctatgcaagaagttcacaaagattgagttcaagcat catccagacaagaactacatcgacccTATCGAGGTAGAGATCAGGGATCAACATGTCTATTATTTCCATATAGATGAAGAACCAGATGGTAAACAATGGTATTACGATATCAAGAAATTCCTTGCAACCAGAGAATACCCGGAGaatgctactaatggtcaaaaTCGAGCCCTCAGGAGGCTGGCTAACCACTTTTTCCTCAACGGGGAAATCCTGTACAGGAGGACCCCAGATATAGGTTTATTGAGATGTGTAAACACTGCTAAGGCAACCAGACTATTAGAGGAGATACATGCAGGAACATGCGAACCCCACATGAACAAGTTCACATTAGCTAAGAAGATTTTGATAGCttga